From Paenibacillus sp. V4I7, one genomic window encodes:
- a CDS encoding alpha-E domain-containing protein codes for MVMMGRTAEALFWIGRYTERTENHARLIDVYYHIREEKENSSDQSWSRLIDTIGDRAAFTEQYGSFTEQHVLHYITLDKNNSNSLLACTNHARSNLRNIREKMPAELWDIMNGLYLWLKEKEVRDIANDSPHLFYRFIRDTLSMFQGAATSVMPRQNEWHFVEAGRYLERAENLLRLLQSLCHDYAREELSSYPLMLSVLKSVSGYESYRREHADTVNLSSIIKFLMLHETFPRSVSFSFQSLERSLQGIQMEDPDLNLAVHRLAKLAGKVKANLACMDEDDILSGKLEMTLSALRESCNVMGLRMSKVFFPSREEVIA; via the coding sequence ATGGTGATGATGGGACGTACAGCGGAAGCTTTATTCTGGATCGGCAGGTATACGGAAAGAACGGAGAATCACGCAAGACTAATCGATGTGTATTATCATATTCGCGAGGAGAAGGAGAATAGCAGCGATCAATCGTGGAGCCGTTTAATTGATACGATTGGCGATCGTGCCGCATTTACTGAGCAGTACGGGAGCTTCACCGAGCAGCATGTCCTCCACTATATTACACTCGATAAAAATAATTCGAATTCTTTGCTGGCTTGCACCAACCATGCCCGCTCCAATCTTCGTAATATCCGCGAGAAAATGCCCGCAGAGCTGTGGGATATTATGAATGGCTTGTATCTGTGGCTAAAAGAAAAAGAAGTACGAGATATCGCAAACGATTCGCCTCATTTGTTCTATCGTTTTATTCGAGACACCTTGTCTATGTTTCAAGGGGCGGCCACATCCGTCATGCCGCGTCAAAATGAATGGCACTTCGTGGAAGCCGGACGATATTTGGAGCGTGCTGAGAATTTGCTGCGCCTACTCCAATCGTTATGTCATGATTACGCCAGGGAAGAGCTTTCTTCTTACCCGCTTATGCTGTCCGTATTGAAGTCGGTTAGCGGTTATGAGTCATATCGCAGGGAACATGCAGACACAGTTAATCTAAGCAGCATTATTAAATTCCTGATGCTTCATGAAACATTTCCACGCTCGGTTAGCTTCTCTTTCCAATCCTTGGAGCGTTCCTTACAGGGCATTCAAATGGAGGACCCCGATTTAAACCTTGCTGTACACAGGCTCGCTAAGCTGGCGGGAAAAGTAAAGGCTAACCTTGCTTGCATGGACGAAGATGATATTTTATCCGGCAAACTGGAAATGACTTTAAGTGCACTGCGGGAATCCTGTAACGTGATGGGTTTAAGGATGTCAAAAGTCTTTTTTCCCTCCCGGGAAGAGGTCATCGCATGA
- a CDS encoding methyl-accepting chemotaxis protein, with protein sequence MFDWLGFRKGLPLWWSYRLNRHLKEDVEHIFEGIAHTRIEILRSWVEAYWSNLDRLLEQLTDSEPGLTTQDGSMVQRLLAAASKSGADFSEIFIVNEKAEVIYSTSPTHVGKSYDSGSDLTKGLEEARKGKKCLYGPYSDPLTLKLGPSTSPFHDAMTLAFITPIMVKGIWKGAICGRVPNDVLGDLIQRESGHVYPDSGDNYLFMAKPVLNKQIAPGTALSRSRFEDLTFTHGDNLKDGVRTDYGIVGVKEHTELELIFTDPATGQLHPGVAGTIAKGHNLFVEFPGYSDYRHISVIGKGVTFQLPHCPDVWGMMCEGDLEEVYRIRSIDWKLLKLQLRFIVGYILLTAGGFWLLNGQVSSRWGSVIMAAVSLVYGGIGASLIRQKGSRPIVRQLAQMNKFIRINAEGSGDLTQRLQVQEFAGDETRELAKWINNMIDSLEGIMLQVKQAAAEVQLSQERMNESTGSTEQSTGRMSTKIHDMIRSLRGQLKDIDVAKDVTQNMSGTLRELEEKASGQIAVAQDEVDRIGEKMNHISAKVAETNRTIQTFLQTTQEIPKLLKVIEEISAQTNLLSLNASIEAARVGEHGKGFAVVAGEIRKLAELTKKSTMEINDTIEHIERHANEAFISMEEGTKVVLEGTQIVAAASEILSSANAHDTMKTQVVDEVVALMEKVAAVSLENRQISAEVERTVQELLQDMLHVRQTTGDVGAITESLLLLVNQFHLTENRIR encoded by the coding sequence ATGTTTGATTGGCTTGGATTTCGTAAAGGTCTGCCTTTGTGGTGGTCGTATCGTCTGAATCGTCACCTCAAGGAAGATGTGGAACATATCTTCGAAGGGATTGCGCATACGAGAATTGAAATTTTGCGAAGCTGGGTAGAGGCATATTGGTCCAATTTGGATCGACTGCTCGAGCAGCTCACTGATTCTGAACCTGGACTAACGACACAAGATGGTTCTATGGTACAACGGCTCCTGGCAGCTGCGTCAAAGAGCGGGGCCGATTTCTCGGAGATCTTCATAGTGAATGAGAAAGCAGAAGTGATATACTCCACGTCCCCCACTCATGTTGGGAAATCTTATGATTCAGGTAGTGATCTTACAAAAGGGCTAGAGGAAGCACGTAAAGGCAAGAAATGCTTATACGGACCTTATTCTGATCCCCTTACATTAAAGCTAGGTCCAAGCACTTCGCCGTTTCACGATGCTATGACACTTGCATTTATTACTCCTATAATGGTTAAGGGAATATGGAAAGGGGCCATTTGCGGACGTGTCCCGAACGATGTGCTCGGCGATCTGATCCAGCGTGAATCAGGACATGTGTATCCAGACTCTGGAGATAATTATTTATTTATGGCGAAGCCTGTGTTAAATAAACAGATTGCCCCAGGCACAGCATTATCTCGAAGCCGTTTTGAGGATCTTACCTTTACCCATGGTGACAATTTAAAAGATGGCGTGCGCACAGATTACGGCATTGTCGGTGTAAAGGAGCATACGGAGCTTGAGCTCATTTTTACGGATCCGGCAACGGGACAGCTGCATCCGGGGGTTGCAGGAACGATTGCAAAGGGACATAATTTATTCGTGGAGTTTCCAGGTTATTCCGATTATCGGCATATTTCTGTCATTGGCAAAGGTGTTACTTTCCAGCTTCCGCACTGCCCGGATGTTTGGGGGATGATGTGTGAAGGCGATCTAGAGGAAGTATACCGGATTCGCAGTATCGACTGGAAATTGCTTAAGCTGCAGCTGCGGTTCATTGTAGGATATATATTACTCACAGCAGGCGGCTTTTGGCTGCTAAATGGACAAGTTTCTAGTAGGTGGGGATCAGTCATAATGGCTGCTGTAAGCCTTGTGTATGGAGGAATAGGCGCAAGCCTTATAAGGCAAAAAGGCAGCAGGCCGATTGTAAGGCAGCTCGCGCAAATGAATAAGTTCATCCGCATTAACGCAGAGGGTAGCGGTGATTTGACACAGCGCCTGCAAGTGCAGGAGTTCGCTGGCGATGAGACGCGGGAATTAGCGAAATGGATTAATAATATGATTGATTCCCTTGAGGGTATTATGCTGCAGGTGAAACAAGCCGCGGCTGAAGTTCAGCTAAGCCAGGAACGTATGAACGAATCGACGGGTTCAACGGAACAATCAACTGGACGAATGAGCACCAAGATACATGATATGATTCGTTCGCTGCGTGGTCAGCTCAAGGACATCGATGTTGCGAAGGATGTAACGCAGAATATGAGCGGGACACTGCGCGAATTGGAAGAGAAGGCTTCGGGTCAAATTGCTGTAGCGCAGGATGAAGTGGACCGTATTGGCGAAAAGATGAATCATATTTCGGCGAAAGTAGCTGAAACGAATCGTACCATTCAAACTTTTTTGCAAACGACGCAAGAAATTCCGAAGCTGCTTAAAGTCATCGAAGAGATTTCCGCTCAAACCAATCTGCTTTCCCTGAATGCCTCTATTGAAGCAGCGAGGGTAGGTGAGCACGGGAAGGGCTTCGCTGTCGTGGCCGGAGAGATTCGTAAGCTGGCTGAGTTGACCAAGAAGTCGACAATGGAAATCAATGACACCATTGAGCATATTGAACGTCATGCGAATGAAGCCTTCATCTCAATGGAAGAAGGCACCAAGGTTGTTCTGGAGGGAACGCAAATTGTGGCGGCGGCGTCTGAGATTCTCAGCAGCGCGAACGCGCACGACACCATGAAGACACAGGTGGTGGATGAAGTGGTGGCGCTGATGGAGAAGGTAGCGGCGGTAAGCCTGGAGAATCGCCAAATCTCGGCGGAGGTTGAGCGTACCGTGCAAGAGCTTCTGCAGGATATGCTTCACGTGCGCCAAACGACGGGGGATGTTGGCGCGATTACGGAGTCGCTGCTCCTGCTTGTAAATCAGTTTCATTTAACGGAGAACCGTATTCGATAA
- a CDS encoding rhodanese-related sulfurtransferase, giving the protein MTVEGAPYRILLYYKFVTVIDHEALAQEHLAYCKKLGIKGRILIAPEGINGTLSGTVEQTEAYMAMMRQMPLFKDMIYKIDESEQHAFKKLFVRPKKELVTFRLEEDVNPNELTGTHLKPKEFYEKLQHEDVIVLDGRNHYEYDIGHFRGAIRPEVETTKEFPEWIRNNLQEFKDKPILTYCTGGIRCEKLSGFLLQEGFKEVYQLDGGIVSYGKDEDVQGRLFDGKCYVFDERISVPINRTDEDIVVGKCYHCGTAEDRYINCANDACHLKHISCEACEEKHNSFCSKECEEKTMSTLEA; this is encoded by the coding sequence ATGACAGTAGAAGGCGCTCCATATCGCATTTTGTTGTATTATAAATTCGTTACCGTAATAGATCACGAAGCTTTGGCTCAGGAACATTTAGCTTATTGCAAAAAGCTCGGAATTAAAGGCCGTATCCTTATCGCTCCTGAAGGCATTAACGGGACGCTTTCAGGAACGGTTGAACAAACCGAAGCTTACATGGCGATGATGCGTCAAATGCCGCTGTTCAAAGACATGATCTACAAGATAGATGAAAGTGAACAACATGCTTTCAAAAAGTTATTTGTTCGTCCGAAAAAGGAACTCGTCACTTTCCGACTTGAAGAAGACGTGAATCCGAACGAACTAACCGGTACACATCTGAAGCCAAAGGAATTCTACGAGAAGCTCCAGCACGAAGATGTCATTGTCCTTGATGGACGCAACCATTATGAGTACGATATCGGACATTTCCGAGGCGCCATTCGTCCAGAGGTTGAGACTACGAAGGAATTCCCTGAGTGGATTCGCAACAATCTCCAGGAATTTAAGGACAAACCCATTCTCACGTATTGTACCGGCGGTATCCGCTGTGAGAAGCTCTCAGGTTTCCTTTTACAGGAAGGCTTCAAAGAGGTTTACCAGCTGGATGGCGGGATTGTGAGCTATGGGAAAGATGAAGATGTTCAAGGTCGCTTATTCGATGGCAAATGCTATGTCTTCGACGAGCGGATTTCTGTCCCCATCAACCGTACAGACGAAGATATCGTCGTAGGCAAATGCTACCACTGTGGAACAGCCGAAGATCGCTACATCAACTGTGCGAACGATGCTTGCCACTTGAAGCATATCAGCTGTGAAGCCTGCGAAGAGAAGCATAATAGCTTCTGCTCGAAGGAATGCGAAGAGAAAACGATGAGCACGCTTGAGGCTTAA
- a CDS encoding circularly permuted type 2 ATP-grasp protein, translated as MSKPENLVTTPYDPRPFFDEMFVNSYSVRSHYQNVFLQFMSMKAGNLSKRQTATMKRMMEEGITFTLYSPDQAEALERTIPFDPIPRIIPRDEWLKLERGLQQRVKALNLFLKDIYHDQCILKEGIIPRKMVLSNCYFRPEMMRLSIPNDVYVTVSGIDLIRDEHGEYFVLEDNLRSPSGFSYLYKSRSIMTHLFPELVFSHSIQDIEHSLNVFLSALRRLSPSGKSDPVIGLLTPGCYNSAYFEHTFLAQQMGIQLVEGHDLVVIDHKVYIRGIKGLRQIDVLYRRIDDDFLDPLAFDPNSMLGVAGIMNAYRAGNINIVNAPGTGVADDKAIYAYVPDMIRYYLNEEPILNNVPTYILSRPEERDHVLQHLDEMVVKETSLSGGYGMLIGPSASESELADFRLKIIANPERYIAQPTIQLSRAPVMLDGQMAARHIDLRAFVIAGESIQVIPGGLTRVALKEGSLVVNSSQGGGCKDTWVTHS; from the coding sequence ATGTCCAAACCTGAGAATCTGGTCACCACCCCCTATGATCCCCGTCCTTTTTTTGATGAGATGTTTGTGAACTCGTACTCGGTAAGATCACATTATCAAAATGTTTTCCTTCAGTTCATGTCGATGAAGGCGGGAAATTTGAGCAAGCGCCAAACGGCCACCATGAAACGCATGATGGAAGAAGGAATTACGTTTACACTCTACAGCCCCGATCAAGCAGAAGCATTGGAACGAACCATCCCTTTCGATCCGATCCCACGAATCATTCCACGGGATGAATGGCTCAAGCTTGAACGAGGGCTTCAGCAGCGCGTTAAGGCGCTTAATCTATTTCTCAAGGATATTTATCATGACCAATGCATCTTAAAGGAAGGTATTATCCCTAGAAAAATGGTTCTTTCCAACTGCTATTTCCGACCTGAAATGATGCGTCTATCCATCCCGAATGATGTGTATGTAACGGTATCAGGTATCGATTTAATTCGTGATGAGCATGGCGAATATTTCGTTCTGGAGGATAATCTACGATCACCTTCAGGCTTCTCTTATTTGTACAAAAGCCGTTCCATCATGACGCACTTATTCCCTGAACTCGTTTTTAGCCATTCGATTCAAGACATTGAGCATAGTTTAAATGTGTTTCTATCCGCATTACGCAGGCTAAGCCCTTCGGGCAAATCCGATCCTGTCATTGGCCTACTGACCCCAGGTTGCTACAATTCAGCCTATTTCGAACATACGTTCCTTGCGCAGCAAATGGGCATACAGCTTGTAGAAGGACACGATCTTGTCGTCATTGATCATAAGGTTTATATTCGCGGGATCAAAGGGCTCCGCCAAATCGATGTCTTATATCGAAGAATCGACGACGATTTCTTGGATCCGCTCGCTTTTGATCCGAACTCGATGTTAGGTGTCGCAGGGATCATGAATGCCTATCGCGCGGGTAATATTAACATTGTGAATGCCCCTGGAACAGGCGTGGCCGACGATAAAGCCATTTATGCTTATGTTCCGGATATGATTCGTTACTATTTGAACGAAGAACCGATCCTGAATAATGTGCCTACTTATATCCTTTCTAGACCGGAAGAACGTGATCATGTCCTGCAGCATCTAGATGAAATGGTCGTCAAAGAGACATCGCTCTCCGGTGGCTACGGTATGCTCATCGGGCCTTCGGCCTCTGAAAGTGAATTGGCTGATTTTCGGCTTAAAATTATAGCGAATCCCGAGCGTTATATCGCTCAACCAACGATCCAGCTTTCCAGAGCCCCTGTCATGTTGGACGGCCAAATGGCTGCGCGGCATATCGATCTTCGGGCCTTCGTCATCGCTGGCGAGAGCATTCAGGTTATACCTGGCGGACTTACGCGGGTAGCGCTTAAAGAAGGTTCACTCGTAGTGAACTCCTCGCAAGGCGGGGGATGTAAGGACACTTGGGTCACTCATTCATAA
- a CDS encoding transglutaminase family protein, whose product MKKLEITHITRYSYTGTAQDSVNEVRLTPLTDNRQACYHHSITTEPASAFFTYSDFFHNRVHAFTVNKLHRELTIKMVSTVVTNDNDNIPSGVTSPLEENAMRLSDDFQNQHAEYLLPTSYTGLTPELKAYSDAISDQDITLYELLRTIYTTIHRDFTYDPSATSVQTTVGEMLQFKRGVCQDYSHFMIAICRDKGIPARYVSGYHFVGDLQGGSTEFTQASHAWVECLIPGTGWFGYDPTNNCEVNWRYIKLGHGRDYNDIVPVKGVYRGAGQQDLEVIVDVKLIE is encoded by the coding sequence ATGAAAAAGCTGGAGATTACGCATATCACGCGTTATTCCTACACCGGTACAGCGCAGGACAGTGTCAATGAAGTTCGTTTAACACCTCTAACTGACAATCGTCAAGCCTGTTATCACCACTCCATCACCACGGAACCTGCTTCTGCTTTCTTTACATACTCGGATTTTTTTCATAATCGCGTACATGCTTTTACAGTCAATAAGCTTCATCGCGAGCTAACCATTAAAATGGTGTCCACTGTCGTCACGAACGACAACGATAACATCCCATCAGGCGTCACTTCTCCCTTAGAGGAGAACGCGATGAGACTTAGCGATGATTTCCAGAATCAACATGCGGAGTACTTACTGCCTACCAGTTATACGGGTTTGACCCCTGAACTCAAGGCTTACTCAGACGCCATTTCTGATCAAGATATAACTTTATACGAATTACTGCGTACGATCTACACAACGATTCATCGCGACTTCACCTATGATCCCTCAGCCACTTCCGTACAGACCACCGTCGGAGAAATGCTTCAATTTAAGCGTGGCGTTTGTCAGGACTACTCTCATTTCATGATTGCCATATGCCGAGATAAAGGGATTCCTGCTAGGTATGTTAGCGGTTATCACTTTGTTGGCGATCTACAAGGAGGCAGCACGGAATTCACCCAAGCCTCCCATGCATGGGTGGAGTGCCTGATCCCGGGAACGGGTTGGTTCGGTTACGACCCTACGAACAACTGTGAGGTCAATTGGCGCTATATTAAGCTCGGACACGGCCGCGACTACAACGATATCGTTCCCGTCAAAGGCGTCTATCGCGGTGCCGGTCAGCAAGATTTGGAAGTCATTGTTGATGTAAAGCTAATTGAGTAG
- a CDS encoding hemerythrin domain-containing protein, translated as MNDRLSIRTNREYMMDPGYFPMLVERLKKEHVQMREQLSEIRTMAASLYSLEDCSIGMCKLIELQDLILSLVEELEQHSEWEEKELFPLLQSYLQPTTALSVSRSMTVIEQDHDLAKRVVQAFVDGVNAMKVPIDEEFLHLMASELMTACLILLKHFTLEEELVYPLTDRIVEQLA; from the coding sequence ATGAATGACCGTTTGAGCATTCGAACGAATAGGGAGTACATGATGGATCCCGGCTATTTTCCAATGCTCGTAGAGCGTCTGAAGAAGGAGCATGTGCAGATGCGCGAGCAGCTCTCCGAGATCCGAACGATGGCTGCTTCCTTGTACTCCCTCGAGGATTGCTCAATAGGAATGTGCAAGCTGATTGAACTCCAAGATTTGATTCTTTCCCTTGTTGAAGAGCTGGAACAGCATTCGGAATGGGAAGAAAAAGAACTGTTTCCTCTTCTGCAATCTTATTTACAACCAACAACAGCGCTGTCTGTCTCTCGTTCCATGACGGTTATAGAGCAGGATCATGACTTGGCGAAAAGAGTCGTGCAGGCTTTCGTAGATGGTGTGAATGCGATGAAAGTGCCGATAGATGAGGAATTTTTACATTTGATGGCATCGGAACTAATGACGGCTTGCTTAATACTGCTCAAACATTTCACCTTAGAAGAGGAACTTGTGTATCCGCTCACCGATCGTATCGTGGAACAATTAGCCTAA